A DNA window from Paramormyrops kingsleyae isolate MSU_618 chromosome 10, PKINGS_0.4, whole genome shotgun sequence contains the following coding sequences:
- the LOC140593314 gene encoding membrane-anchored junction protein, with protein sequence MGAKTRLFLAGCRVYKFRIRTSCRANQKVNKNQATQEIEDAIRVVLENLDHLQPFTTNHFNVFPYKSKWEKVCRLCSRHTGLRAPAYPFLLTLFLEEREAPRLHAAKRPVDKIPMTARGPDAVTPHHPKRSRIEPLGGSPDQHSCWKPEAWEGLESQLGNCTESRPQPDGLEAMDADKGFPACSALTPPRPGSPFTYSPANKVVIHQERRGPEGVQGKQEGHVTEAEACESEAPAPEPSESGDTSFMLSLARKIFPFSLFFGHERK encoded by the exons ATGGGCGCCAAA ACCCGATTGTTCCTGGCAGGATGTCGAGTCTACAAATTCAGGATCAGGACCAGCTGCAG GGCAAATCAGAAGGTCAACAAGAATCAAGCCACACAAGAAATTGAG gatGCTATTCGGGTTGTGCTGGAAAACCTGGATCACCTTCAGCCCTTTACAACAAACCATTTTAATGTCTTCCCCT ACAAGAGTAAGTGGGAGAAGGTCTGTCGCCTCTGCTCCCGGCACACTGGCCTGAGGGCACCCGCTTACCCCTTCCTTCTCACCTTGTTCCTGGAAGAGCGAGAAGCCCCACGCCTGCATGCAG CAAAGAGGCCTGTGGACAAGATACCA ATGACGGCAAGAGGACCAGACGCAGTAACGCCACATCACCCCAAGCGCAGTCGAATCGAGCCATTAGGGGGCTCCCCAGATCAGCACAGCTGCTGGAAACCTGAGGCTTGGGAGGGACTGGAGTCTCAGCT TGGGAATTGCACTGAGTCCCGGCCGCAGCCCGATGGACTGGAAGCAATGGATGCTGACAAGGGG TTTCCAGCGTGTTCAGCGCTGACTCCCCCAAGACCAGGTAGCCCATTCACTTATAGTCCAG CCAATAAGGTCGTGATTCACCAAGAGAGGCGGGGGCCAGAGGGGGTGCAGGGGAAGCAAGAGGGGCATGTTACGGAAGCAGAAGCGTGTGAATCTGAAGCCCCAGCACCCGAGCCCTCGGAGAGCGGTGATACATCCTTCATGCTTAGCTTGGCCAG AAAAATCTTTccattttccctgttttttggACATGAGAGGAAATAG
- the LOC111834761 gene encoding uncharacterized oxidoreductase YtbE gives MSQPSISLNTGAQMPLLGLGTFRLRGSEEVHRAVDAALAAGYRAFDTATVYRNEADLGRALRELLPKYRLTRGDIFLTSKLGPRDQGPSAREACLQSLMQLGFEYIDLYLIHWPGTQGLAVGDGHNMKNRTQSWRVLEEFHASGHFRAIGVSNYTPKHLQGLLQACRVPPAVLQVEFHPKLAQKELRELCGNAGICFQAYSSLGTGTLVTEPVVLSVADGCRHSPAQVLLRWAVQQGVPVLPKSSRPEKLLENAQIFDFELSETEMRRLSDLDCGLKYCWDPSSVV, from the coding sequence ATGTCCCAGCCGTCCATCTCGCTGAACACAGGGGCACAGATGCCTCTGCTGGGCCTGGGCACTTTCCGGCTGCGCGGCTCGGAGGAGGTCCACCGGGCTGTGGATGCGGCGCTCGCTGCCGGCTACCGTGCTTTTGACACGGCGACTGTGTACCGAAACGAGGCTGACCTGGGCCGTGCACTGCGTGAGCTGCTGCCCAAGTACAGGCTAACACGGGGTGACATATTTCTCACTAGCAAGCTGGGACCCCGAGATCAGGGTCCCAGCGCTAGAGAGGCGTGTCTACAAAGCCTCATGCAGCTCGGGTTCGAGTACATCGACCTGTACCTGATCCACTGGCCGGGTACTCAGGGGCTGGCCGTGGGCGATGGCCATAATATGAAGAATCGCACCCAGAGCTGGAGGGTGCTTGAGGAGTTCCATGCCAGTGGGCATTTCCGTGCCATCGGAGTGTCGAATTATACCCCAAAGCACTTGCAGGGGCTTCTCCAAGCCtgcagggtgccccctgctgtcctCCAAGTAGAGTTTCACCCTAAGTTGGCCCAGAAAGAGCTCAGGGAGTTGTGTGGGAATGCTGGCATCTGCTTTCAGGCCTACTCCTCCCTCGGGACAGGGACCCTAGTGACGGAGCCAGTGGTTTTGTCTGTGGCCGACGGGTGCAGACACAGCCCTGCGCAGGTGCTGCTTCGATGGGCAGTGCAGCAGGGTGTGCCCGTGCTGCCCAAATCCTCACGGCCAGAGAAGCTGCTGGAAAACGCACAGATCTTTGACTTTGAGCTGAGCGAAACGGAGATGAGGAGACTGTCTGACCTCGACTGTGGGTTGAAATACTGCTGGGACCCTTCATCTGTGGTGTAG